In a genomic window of Helianthus annuus cultivar XRQ/B chromosome 10, HanXRQr2.0-SUNRISE, whole genome shotgun sequence:
- the LOC110883407 gene encoding uncharacterized protein LOC110883407 — protein sequence MNTHLFALHVCDVPSKKKNRKQGIDDIKSVSRNISKFYITNLPWGCNSWDVAEFVKVFGEVSGVYIARKIDKEGRRFGLVSFKDVSDVKEMERALNGTKMGGHKLIANLARFAKENAGIEGGTKDEGRGKGKMQDRPAQKVPTNNFSSFHIGKGKLFSELFSNKSSSSDEMGNSSKASEVCIEIADETSAFKELIGNALVGKCKDLSFLRNLNKFLSETSFRGFH from the coding sequence ATGAATACACACCTTTTTGCTTTACATGTATGTGATGTTCCATCCAAGAAGAAGAACAGGAAGCAAGGAATTGACGATATCAAATCTGTAAGTAGGAACATTTCCAAATTTTACATCACAAACCTTCCCTGGGGATGTAACAGTTGGGATGTTGCTGAGTTCGTTAAAGTTTTCGGTGAGGTATCGGGGGTCTACATTGCTAGGAAGATAGATAAAGAAGGAAGACGCTTCGGTTTGGTTAGTTTCAAAGACGTATCAGATGTGAAGGAAATGGAACGGGCGCTCAATGGCACGAAGATGGGAGGTCACAAACTTATTGCTAATCTTGCTAGGTTTGCAAAGGAGAATGCTGGCATAGAAGGGGGGACGAAAGATGAGGGTAGAGGTAAAGGGAAGATGCAGGATAGACCGGCTCAGAAAGTTCCAACTAATAACTTCTCTTCCTTTCATATTGGTAAAGGAAAATTATTCAGTGAACTGTTTTCTAATAAGAGCTCCTCGTCAGACGAAATGGGTAACTCGTCAAAGGCTTCGGAAGTGTGTATTGAAATTGCTGACGAGACATCCGCTTTCAAGGAACTTATTGGCAACGCTTTGGTCGGAAAATGTAAAGACCTTTCGTTCTTGAGGAATTTAAACAAGTTTCTATCTGAGACTAGTTTCAGGGGGTTTCATTAA